A stretch of the Aegilops tauschii subsp. strangulata cultivar AL8/78 chromosome 4, Aet v6.0, whole genome shotgun sequence genome encodes the following:
- the LOC109744160 gene encoding probable calcium-binding protein CML25/26, with the protein MNSHSIMVVPSVFAAFDKDGDGKVSVSELRCCMAASLGEDISEEEAAVVLAAVDADGDGLLNQEEFSRLAAGAHEEDDVRRRCLREAFGMYASSSTEDTTTTMITPASLRRTLSRLGSHELGVEECRAMICRFDLDGDGKLSFDEFRVMMMA; encoded by the coding sequence ATGAATAGTCACTCGATCATGGTGGTACCGTCGGTGTTCGCCGCCTTCGACAAGGACGGCGACGGCAAGGTGTCCGTGTCCGAGCTGCGCTGCTGCATGGCGGCGTCCTTGGGCGAGGACATatccgaggaggaggcggccgtgGTCCTGGCGGCGGTGGATGCCGACGGTGACGGGCTGCTAAACCAAGAAGAGTTCTCGAGGCTAGCCGCCGGTGCCCACGAAGAGGACGACGTGAGGCGAAGATGCCTGAGGGAGGCGTTCGGGATGTACGCGTCGTCCTCCACGGAAGACACGACGACAACGATGATTACGCCGGCGAGCCTGAGGCGGACCCTGAGCAGACTGGGGTCGCACGAGCTCGGCGTGGAGGAGTGCAGGGCAATGATCTGCAGGTTCGATCTCGACGGCGACGGCAAACTCTCGTTCGACGAGTTCCGGGTCATGATGATGGCCTGA